TCAGCCATCGCCTCCAGTAGAGCCGATTGCACCTTGGCCGGGGAGCGGTTGATTTCGTCCGCTAACACCAGGTTGTGAAAAAGTGGCCCCTCCTGAAAGTGAAAGCTCCCCTCTTGAGGGCGGTAAATTTCAGTGCCAATGAGATCGGCGGGTAGCAAGTCCGGGGTGAACTGTACCCGATGGAAGTCAGCATCCAAACCACCTGCCAACGCTTTAATCGCAGTGGTTTTAGCCAGTCCGGGTGCCCCTTCAACCAACAAGTGGCCATCGGCAAGCAGCGCAATCAACAGGCGATCAATAAGGTCGGATTGTCCAACGATATGTTGTTGAATATGCTTGCGAAGTTGTTCTACTTGATGGTATGACATGGTGGCTTGCTCTTCCATTCTATGTGCAGTTTAATGTTTGTCTGATCTGGCCTTCATGAGTTCCCAAAGTAATACATTATTTTGTGTTAAATTTTCTCAGCGTAGTGGCTTTTATCTTCGCCACCAAACAGTTCCAGCAGGCGGGGAATGAAACGCGCCAGCTCCAGCGTCATGATGCTGAAGTCATTATCAAAAGCCATGGCGGCATCATCTGCACCTCTGTTGTCGCTCTGCTCGAGCAGTTCGTCAGAGAAGCGTAAACGCTTGATTGAGAGATCGTCGCCAATGATACAGGTGAGTTGTTCATTCCACTCGATGGCGAGTTTGACCACCTCTTTGCCCGCATTCAGATGTACCTGAATCTCCTCACTCATCAAATCTTGACGCTTGCAGCGGATAATTCCACCCTCTTCGGTGGGCTCACGCAGCTCGCACTCATCCTGAATAACCACATCATCAGGGTGATTGCTGCTCGCTAACCATTGGGTCATTATCGATGCGGGTGCCTGCATCAGTGTCGGATGAACTGCCGGTAGTGAACCCAGTGCCTTGCGCAGCTCACTGACCAGCTCTTCCGCTTTTTTGGCGCTGGCCGCATTGACAACAATCAGGTTCTCTTTTGGCGCAATGTAAGCATAAGTGTGGCTGGAGCGGCTGAACGCCTTGGGCATCAACTCAAAAACCACTTCGTCATGCATCTCTTGGCGCTCCTTGCGGCGCACCGCTCGTCCTTGCTCTGCTTCAATTGCTGCCGCTTTCTCATTCACAATCTCTTTAATCACAGAAGCAGGAATTATTTTCTCCTCCTTGCGCGCACAAACCATCGTGTAACCATTCACCGTGTGAGTCAGCATCTGGCCCTCACGGCCCAGTGGGGAAACCCAACCGAAACTGCTGGGTTGTAACGCGCCACAGGGTTGAAAGGCGTGAGCGGCCAACGGCTCTTCCAGCGCCTCACCGCTCAGGGTAAAGGGTTGTGTGAGACGGAACAGCTGCAAATTGTTAAACCACATGGAAAAGCCTTTTTCTATTATTGAAGTGAAGCGGGGGATTATTGCGAATCTACCGCAGGATTGCCAGTCCCTCGGTCTCATGATAAGTGATCAGGCAAAAAAAAGGCGCTTAAATTTAAGCGCCGATTCCCAGTAATAAGGAAAGGAAGGAGGGTGAAGAGGTTAATGAGAAAGTTGGGGGGGACTCAATAAACCTCTTCGATATTAACTACTTCACACGGCGTGCCAAGGTGTAATGAGTGGGTCTGTTTCTGCCAATTAACGGCGTTTAAAATTACGTTAACTCATTGTGTTTTAAAAGTAATTAAATAAATATTTTTTATTTTAAATACGTTCTATCTACTGTTTTTATGAGGTGTGTTGCTTTTTGGTGTGACACAGAGGGACTCTTATTATGACGTAATGCGTCATTTTGTATATTTTTTTGCTGAATATCTTTGCCCGGTCTGAAACTGAGAGCTTCGCGGGTGCTATGCTCCCGCGAAGGTCATATTAGAGGTGCCGGCTAATCAAACCCTTTTAGCCTGCGCTGTCGCATTGCCGGTGTAGCTGGCGGGGGTCATCTCAAGCAAGCGTTGTTTGGCATCGTCTGGAATATCCAGTGTGCCGATGAATTCACGCATGGTTGTTTGATTAATGCCGCCCTGGCCTCGTGTCAGCTCTTTAAGCTTCTCGTAGGGTTTTTCGATACCGTAACGGCGCATCACGGTTTGTACCGGCTCGGCCAGCACTTCCCAGGCGTTATCCAGATCATTGGCTAAACGCTGCGGGTTGATCTGTAGTTTGCTGATCCCTTTTAAGGTGGCTTGATAGGCAATAACGGCATGGGCGATGCCGACGCCAAGAGTGCGTAGCACGGTGGAGTCGGTGAGGTCACGTTGCCAGCGCGAAATGGGTAGCTTATTGCCCAGATGGTCAAAGAGCGCGTTTGCTATCCCTAAATTTCCTTCTGAGTTTTCGAAATCGATGGGGTTGACCTTATGGGGCATGGTGGATGAACCCACTTCGCCTGCTACCGTCTTCTGTTTGAAGTAGCCTTGGGCAATATAACCCCAGATGTCACGATCAAAGTCGATCAAAATAGTGTTGAAGCGAGCCAGCGCGTTGAACATCTCCGCGATGTAATCGTGTGGCTCAATCTGAATGGTGTAAGGGTTCCAGGCAAGGCCCAGTGAGGTGACAAACTCTTCAGCAATCACTTCCCAGTCAAGAGTCGGGTAGGCTGAGAGGTGTGCATTGTAGTTGCCTACTGCACCATTTATTTTGCCTAGCATCGGTACGTTAATCAGCTGTGCACGTTGTCGTTTCAGACGATAAGCAACATTAGCCATCTCTTTGCCCACGGTGGTGGGTGAGGCAGTTTGGCCATGGGTGCGTGAGAGCATGGCCACATCGGCATAGTCGTGAGCAAGGGCTGTCATGGCATCCACCACCTCATCCATCATCGGCAGCAATGCCTGGCTGCGACCCTGGCTGAGCATTAATGCGTAAGAGAGGTTGTTAATATCT
The Gammaproteobacteria bacterium genome window above contains:
- the purB gene encoding adenylosuccinate lyase, which encodes MNLSELTAISPIDGRYGSKTKDLRAIFSEYGLIRHRVLVEVRWLQKLASIDAISEVPPLSQHAQQILDGIIENFAEEDAQRVKNIERTTNHDVKAVEYFLKEKIQGNSELEAISEFIHFACTSEDINNLSYALMLSQGRSQALLPMMDEVVDAMTALAHDYADVAMLSRTHGQTASPTTVGKEMANVAYRLKRQRAQLINVPMLGKINGAVGNYNAHLSAYPTLDWEVIAEEFVTSLGLAWNPYTIQIEPHDYIAEMFNALARFNTILIDFDRDIWGYIAQGYFKQKTVAGEVGSSTMPHKVNPIDFENSEGNLGIANALFDHLGNKLPISRWQRDLTDSTVLRTLGVGIAHAVIAYQATLKGISKLQINPQRLANDLDNAWEVLAEPVQTVMRRYGIEKPYEKLKELTRGQGGINQTTMREFIGTLDIPDDAKQRLLEMTPASYTGNATAQAKRV
- the rdgC gene encoding recombination-associated protein RdgC, with protein sequence MWFNNLQLFRLTQPFTLSGEALEEPLAAHAFQPCGALQPSSFGWVSPLGREGQMLTHTVNGYTMVCARKEEKIIPASVIKEIVNEKAAAIEAEQGRAVRRKERQEMHDEVVFELMPKAFSRSSHTYAYIAPKENLIVVNAASAKKAEELVSELRKALGSLPAVHPTLMQAPASIMTQWLASSNHPDDVVIQDECELREPTEEGGIIRCKRQDLMSEEIQVHLNAGKEVVKLAIEWNEQLTCIIGDDLSIKRLRFSDELLEQSDNRGADDAAMAFDNDFSIMTLELARFIPRLLELFGGEDKSHYAEKI